In Lepeophtheirus salmonis chromosome Z, UVic_Lsal_1.4, whole genome shotgun sequence, the genomic window CTACccttttgtttctaatttctcaaagctGGAATACAACGGTAAAAATTCAGCCACGTTAAGGAGTACATGAGctacacaaataatttttcaatgagGGTAGCTTCTTTTAAGGTCTTCGCCCACTTTTTTACAGTAGGACACTCCATCTGTGATGAAAACTTTTATCTTATTATCATCAAAGTCCAAACCAAGAGTTAGTTGAATACTCTGAACGACAAAACTTGCAACATTAACGGCATTAGCAACTTTTATGTCTATCATGTTGATTAGATGAGGACACCCAAGAAACGGTCATTCAAAGGACCCATCAATATAGCCGTCATTGATCGTTCCCGGTTGTCTTTAGTCTCAACAACAGCTAtgaaaatatttccaattttccCTTTAATTTTCAAGATTCTTGCTGACAACCTCCATTAATCTATATAGGGTCCTTCTACTATCggcatatttttcataaaatttgaaatgaatttaaaatttttgtaacatcccatatgttacaaaaaaaatttaaattcatttttttaaaaaccctttttatctaatagataatggtaaaaaagacattttaataccaaaatcatgtctttagcttcaaaattaaggaatttatccTCGAAATTTCCCGCCTTTTTTTTCGTACTGTaatgttataacctacaccaaaatctgtgatcgaataaaatatgatatttcgaTAAAACAACATAACTTCTTAAACATCACGAGAATTGAATGccattttcagaaattacaGATTATAGTATTGTGTAAGCGATGATGCTTTCAAATACCagcaattgaattttatattatgaaatttgagCATCTGAATATCTTCCCACGGtctcgaaaaaataaatgatagttattgaaaaaaaagaaaaagaaaaaaaaaagaggttaaaaattaggacaaagtactttaataaaaaattaaaggtgCTAACGTCGGGTTAAAACTTATGTATTTAGCATAGACAAATGAGTTGGACACTTTACAAGagactagataaataaatgttgtaaCGTCCATTATACCTAATACTTGACCCATTACACTACTTTGTAATTTTGAGGGCTATTTAAAAACGACTTATTTTCCAGAAATTATAGTGATTAAATAAAGCAActgattgaaaacaaaaattaaactaggTGAAAGATTAAGagtttatctacattaaatataaatgacgtcaaattgatttccctTGGAAGTAATGATAATCCCCCATTTCCaaagcaataaataataatacatttttttctcggAACAGCATCAATTGTGAAgccctaaaaaaatgaaactcctTAAACTATGGaaccattaaatatatttagccgttttttttgttgaaactagccgatttttaaagtacatataaCCGATTTTACGGAGAAACACTGGTCTCAAAGGAGAGATggaaccggtcctaagactggattggaccaAATAAACAAGGAATGACACAACCTATGTCTAGTGTTGCATCAGTCCTTAtataggactgaagactacaaGTCTCGGTCCGGTACAGtgcagtcctgcatatcagttctagaacttataaagttcagtgcttgatgacgtaactcaagtttatttcttatttttataatcagttctattagtacagacagtccgaaggactaacagtcttaaggactgatAAGACCGGTCCTATGACTGGACTGCAACGAAATATGGACTGCCACAAACATATGTCGctcttaataatatagaaaaaatatatatattctttgaggagttcacactccatgaaaaaacttttgttaaagTAATAATGATTTCCCGGGATTCTTTCGAAAGAATACCGGAACAACAAAAACCATAAAATGACAATCTCTACTTTGTACTGATGTGGgagaatatttattcatcaatccAGTTAGATCTTAGAAATACAAAACCGGAACGAGTTTTAATCTTAAGTACTTGATGAATTCTAGTAAATGGGGAGTAAGTCGTGATGAAAGTAAATTGAAATAGTAAAGAACTCTGGAGATGTGAAATGTTGACGTGTCGTTTTTTACAAAGCTTGGTGATTTTATTCCTAGTTCTCTTAATTTTATTCACTTTGTGCTATTCtactttttatcttatttatacaaatatataataattaataaatcctaATATCCAAAATGGTTGGAGAAGCCTGGGATACTCAGGATACGAAGGACTTGATACAGCGTATCATGAAAGACATTACCATGAGGCAACTCAATCTCAGTCTAAACAAGGGAATATTCGAGGGCAAGCAAAAGGTACCAGGATTCTATTGAATGCTTGACCGACCATTTCTCACTCACATTTGTTTGTAATTCTAGGAGTGTAAGCAAATTATCAAGAAGATTTTTGAGGATTTATCCTCTTGGGCTTCCAAAACGGAGCATGATATTCTAAAACAAGTGGATGATGTTGCCGAGCGACGAAGGCGGGAGATGGAAGAAATGAGCTGCTCTCTGATTTGCTTACCTTCCCAATTAGCTCAACATTTGGATGCAGTGAACAGAGCTGGAAGTTGTCCGACAAAGTTGAAGCGTATTCAGGATAGTACTCGACAAATTCATAAGGAggctgaaaaaatatttcctaatgGCTCTTCCGATGCTCTAGTTTCTGTAGAATTTCATCTTTCGAGCCTTGCTCAAAGCTTATTTTTAGGTTTCATTTATAGTAGAATCATTTGGGATTTCTTTATtctatcctatttttttttttttttaatcataattgtattctccatttccaaaaaatcGAATCTACTATAAATTACCGATATTTTTAGATGGAAACACGGATGAACTCTTTCGTATCAATACTTGTTTGAAAcctgaacaattatttataacctCTGCGTGCCACACTCCAGAAGGACAAATACACATTGATATCGGAGTTTCGCCCAACTCTCCTCCgattcaaagttttattttaagtgAAATGAGCCTCAGTGTTTTGAGTTCCGAGCAACGTTTACTTGTTTGTGTGTCCTTAAAAACTCTTTATGTACAAAAACATCTAGTATTTGCAGATAACTACAAGACTATGATGATATCCTTGAGCGGTCAGAATTTGGATAGAGGGTCTTTCATCAACATAAGCCTTATTTCCTACTCTATAAAAAATTCACCAGCTCTATTAAGGAACAGTGTATGGGGTAACGTTGGGGATGCAAATAACAATAATTGCACTCGAACAGGGAAGCCTATAGATGATCTTGATGAGTCGGATCTCATTTCCATGGGTTATAAACAGTCTGATAAGTCTATTTTTCGTAACAAATCTGATGTTATGAAGAACAAAGCTTGCAGATCTCTTCTTGAAAATGGCATCACTCCTAAAATGACATCATCATCTGAGAAATCATTGATTCGTCTCAATCCTACACCGAACGTAACTCCTATGATTGATGGAATCGATGAAATCAAAAATAGAAGACATCTCATGGATGAAGAGGACGAGGGTATGGACTCGAACTCAGAAACACTCATTGATAAGGGTCAACATCCTCTGTCGTCGACTATTAGGTGCTCCCAGTCCCCAATAAGTAAGCATATTCACATACCTGAAGGTGGAATCAATTCTCCTTTTGCGGATCGGAATGCCATTAATCTACCCCTTGATCAACCATCTCCTTTGAATATTCATACTCAAAAACAGAAGGGGGCACAACACGATGATGGTAATGGGAGCACGGGCTCTAACGATGCCACTCCATGCACATCtactcaaaataatttatctgaaaGACTACGTTCGATTTCATTCCCCAAATTGGATGATGAGGATGAAGATGAGGGTCGAGAGTGTTCCGaaacaaggaaaaaaggatTAGAAAATTTGGCAAAGGTTCAAAAGCTTCTCACTGGAGAAATACCCATGTCTCAGGTccgtatatttttgtttcattaaaattttttttttaaatattttgatcttttagGGTATTGAAGAGTCTAAACATGATAAAAGCGTATcctttcatccaaacaccacAATCATGGAACCTGCTCCAAATCGTACTAGGAGAGTTAGTATAACATCAAATGTGAATATAATGGACTTACTGCCAGAAGATAAAGAGACTACTACTATGTGTGAGGATAGCTCAATATTGCTGGAAGATGTTACTGATCGATCAAGTGTTGAAGAACAATGGCAAATACGTACtggaaaaacaaaaaccacTGATGGAGAATTGACTCTATGTAAAACTATAATGCAGTCACAAAACGTATCCAACAACTGCAGTACGAAGTCCATGTCTGAATCAGGTGCTTGGGCCTATGATAGAACGTTAGGGGGGTATACAAAAAGCCTTCAAGAGTCTAATAGATACACGAAGgtaaatacttttatatcaTCAATTCCTGAACCCCTTAAATATGACGCTTTATAAACAGCCTGGAAATGTTTCTTTTAACGAGAGTCTTTGGGAAAACTCTATGAATGCTAGTGACTTGATCAATAGTAGGAAGCCCGGATTGGACCTAGGAAGTGAAAAACATAATCTAGTATTCGTTAAAAAACATCAGTTACAATTTTTACCACAGGCCATCACAATTGATGATAAAGGCTTTAAGTATGTTTCTCATCcagaagataataaaataagtgttCTTCGTGGGAACGATCGAATAGGTAATTTTTGGCCAATggaatatttatcattattgcatgcttttattttttttttcagatttttttaatcaccaTTTGATTTTACGAAAACCTGGGTACATTTTGGCGATTCCAAATGAAAGAATAGTAATTTTAGATAATAGAGGCATTCATATGTACTCAACGGATggaaatcatttaaaaactttCCTTGTAGATGAGGCTAAGAACTGTCGAGGTCTAGCATACGATTTTAAGTACTGTCATTTACTGACGATGCAAAAATGTGAAAGCGGCTCAACTTTGCTCGTCATCGAtgcagaaataaattttattatcataaagaggcaggaattatatatattttttataaatagttccttgtaaaaatgtgatttttctCTCATCCTAATAGGATTATGATTGGTTATTCAACTGAAAATCCCATACGAAAAGAGAAAACTAAATGCGTTTTCCTTGCATATTGGAGTAATAAGGTATTTGTTTCAGACTTTGGCCTAGGTGTAGTATATGTCATATGTCTTCACAATGAACAAACTGaggtattttgcaaaatatctgAGCCTAAGGGACTACGAGTGGATCCAGTGTGTAATGTTCTCGTGACATCTAGTGAGCAGGGTCTCATTCGTGTTTATAATTCTACTGGTAATTTCGTTCGATCCTTGAAAGTTCCTCAAATGAAGAACATTGTGGATTTGTATTTGGATAATgagaaacataatatttttattactgacAACAAGGAGCATGCTGTTCTCCAATATCGGATAAGTTCACCAAAATCAGATGAATTGACTTATTAAGTGTGCAGTCGCTTTATATCTTTTAATGTTGATTCTTAAATCTAGTGcatctatttaataataaaaaaaaaaatatttctaattttcaaatcttcttttaaatgttcacattttttaatatattcatgataagcttatatatttaatcattggCAGTGTTGTTTGATGAGGGAGAATAGTCGACAGAGACTTTgcattgatatataataatctCTTTGTGTTGCTATCTGGGAAGAAGAAAGTCGTGAGCCACTGTGTTCTAAAAGAGAAAGGAGCTTGAAAAGTAGTGAAAGTTGAGATACTCGTGCCAGTTTTTATAATGACGTGATAGTACTCAAACAAGTATTATCCATGGCTCCTTCCATGAAGGGAATCCGACCATGGAGCTGCGAAATTGCAACTTTCGAACATCGGGATGTTCTCTCTAATGTCATGGGGTTGACGAACCAGGGACGGAACGTCATTCTCGGAGACCGTCGCTCATTAATTCTTATGGACTTGAATGACTCCGGAAATATTGTCAAAACATTTCCTAGAAACTCTAAGTGGGACATCACTAAAATTGCTCCAAACAATGAGTATGTCGCCATTTCTAGTAATAATTCAATCGATCTTCTTTCCAATGAACTTCAATTTGTGAGTCACATTCGTAAAGGGCATCAAAGAATGATCACTGACGTTAATTGGAAGTCAATGTCTGATAGAAACCTTTTTTCTACAGTGTCCTTGGATACTGATGTTCATCTTTGGGATGTTCGCGATACAAGAGGTCCTCAAATGACTCTGAATGGAATGATTGGAGCTTCACAAGTAGTATTCTAaagtattaaaacttttttttataaatgacattgAGTCTTATAGTGTAAGTGGAATCGTAATAACACAAATATTCTTGCAACTGTACACGAAGGAGATGTCAAACTCTGGGACATTCGAAAAAAAGATGCTCCTTTCCATTATTTTACAGCTCATGTTTCAGCTCGCATACTCAGCTTTGATTGGAGTTTTACTGATGAAAACGAATTTGTGACTACGGGTCATCAAGAtcaattgattaaatttcattacattaaaaaacCTGAACATAAGAATTCATTTCTGAAAATGGCTGTTCCCGTTTGGATCGCTCGGTAATTTTCTTAAAGGATATACGTTAATCATTAACCTCAACTAATTACACTTCAATTATAGACATACTCCTTTTGGTGAGGGCTTGGTAACCATAATAATTCCTCACATGCATCAAAATGATAATTCTCTATTCTTATGGAGTATGAATAGTCTTGAGTCTCCCATACATAGTTTTTTTGGCCATCGTGATGTAATCTATGATTTTGATTGGCGAAAATGTcctaataatacaaataactaTGAACTTGTAACGTGGTCGAGGGATCGTACTCTACGTTTGTGGCAAGTTGATCGAACTATTCAATGCCAATGTGGATCTGAGGAAAGTGATGATACCATGGAACCATCAGGAATAGAGTCTCATGATATACTTAAAATTCATGAGAAGATTGATCCATTGAAAGAAGAATTTGACGTATTGAACttcaattatacaaatattcgTTTAGATGAAATGAACTTAAAAAAGCGACTCATTAAATTATATGTCAAAGAGAGTGCTATTCTTGTTATTAATTTCCCATCAAAATATCCAAATGGGGGCTCATCTCCAACCTTTGTTTTCCTTCGAAATATGGGTAATGTGAAATGCAATTTATCTCCTGGAATACGTCAAAGAATATTGTCAGCCTTAAAAATTCTAGCATTTAATTTGGTTAGGAGTTATCAACCCTGCCTTGAGCAATGTATGAACCATTTAGACTCAATATTGAGTCGAgagttttcaaattcaattaaacCAAATGGGGATGAAATTATCAACACATTGGATTCATTCCCTGCAGCGGAGAGTCGGGTTACTAGAAAAAAAGAACCTGTCTATTTTGAAGGAGATGGAAATGTACCTTATCCAAGAAGTTCTGGTGCTGTTTTTTGTGGTAATGGAACACTTGTTGTTTTTGGCAATAAATTGTTCTCTCATTCTGGAATTACTCCTAGAGCTCTTTCAGCATACGGTGCTCAGCTTAAGGATTTGTTACGTAtggataattttgaaaatactgtTGTTCTCAAAACTTCGAATAAAAACTCTGAGGAGAATGGGAAGACATCTTCAACTGATCTCCGAACAAACAAAGGTCGATTTAATGtccaaacaataaaaaatgtcagCTCAGGCGGTGGGGATAAAACATCATCTCATCAATCAAAATCAAGCAATGCAATTTCCTCCAATATTCTTAAACGCAGAAAAATGCTCGCAAATCAGACCAAAGTGGCTGTGTACAATGTCTCCATGCTCTTCcctttttccatattttttgcaTCTCGGTATTTGTTCAATCCAGCAAATAACTGTTCAGTGTCAGAAATTTGTCAATTCAACGCTCAAATTGCTAGAAAAGCCAACCGGCTAGATTTAGTTCGTCTGTGGATGATAGCTAATCAAATGGCTCGTTTGTCTGAATCCAACGAAATGAACTACTGGGAACACCATCCCTTGGGAAGGCCTCTACTTACCTCTATAATTGATCACTACATCAAAGCAAAGGACCCTCAGACTGCAGCAACTcttattttaacatttcaaaatgacGAAAATCTATCGGCTGACTCGTTACCTCATCAAACCCATAAAAATAGATCCTCTAATAATAGTGTCAAATTTTACCTTGATGTTtcaaaagatgaagaaaagaaaaaaaatgcttctTTAACTTCCTTAGAATCCAATAGTTCTAAAGAAATATCTTGTTCCTCTAgtagtaataaaaagttttggtttttgaaaCCAGGTGCCTTAAACTCTCTGTCCTCCTCTACTTCCCCGTATCATACTGTATCTGCTGTAACAAACGCTTCATCCATGATGAAAGATATAACTTTAGTATCCAAGAGTTCATTGAGTGGAGAAACTGTTTCGAATTTGGATTTAGCTCTTTTAAATCCTAACAAGTGCCGTTCTAATTCTTGGTGCAGCAGTGCAATTTTATCAAACTATAATCCCCAGaacataaaaaagaattcatCTCTTCGTCTCATGACTCCTCCTTCAAGACTCCAACTTTCACCTTCTAATAGCAGTCCAATTTTCGCACAAAATACACTTTCGGAAACTGCAGAGGAAGAGGAAGATAGTCAGAGAATGGTTCTATCATTGCTGGATCCAAAGAAGAATGAATTGTACAATAAAGTTAAGCGAACTTATggggatatattatataattgggGACTATTTAGTAAGAGAAGTGAGGTTCTAAAGCGATGCAGTCCTTATCAAAGTGAGGTTGCCGATGTATTTTCATCCGTCATACTGGAAAAGAATGTGGATAATGAAGTACGGATcgcacaaaaaaatatgtcttgttCTCTCTGTCAATTACCAGTTAAGGGACTGGCTTCATCTTGCTTAGTTTGTGGACATGGTGGCCATATTCAGCACCTCATTCAATGGTTTACTACCCCTGAAACTAAATGTCCCTCTGGCTGTGGTTGTTTGTGTCAGAAGCAAAGTGgtgaatctatattttaaatacatacattttatgcTAACCCTTAATGTGAAAAAGATGTCTCAATTTCTATGTACAATAAAAacgtaaatatattatacaatatttagtaCTTATCGATCACatcttgttttatttcatagatgataattattaatagtatatCCATACTCTTTCAACAGTTGTATTAATATAGTATGATTTAAGTCACTATTGATTCATTTCTATATTTGCGACACGTACATAGCATagcacatatattatatttatagtattaggaTCAATTTGATACCTGGCTCTTAAAAGGTGTGTCGGGGGAATATTTCCCCCTCTATGTACAAAGTgatattttcatacaaatagaAATGAAAGCAAGGAAGTTTATTGGACAGGTAGTTTGTTTTGAACATAATCAACCATTAGTCTTAAAATGGTCAATCCTTACAGATCAAGCTCTGAGAGTGATTACCCCAATTTTTCATCCATAGGGCCATCCTCATTAGAAGACATTGATGAAGAAAAGTTTCGCTCAGACTTGGAACGAAATTCAATTAGCTCAGGGAGTGTTCAGCGACACTCCACTTCTAAGAGAGTTCTATATCCTAACACTGTTCAAAAGGAAGATAATGTTATCCCCCCCAAATTTGCATGAAATTCGTCATGCGAGACTATTgaaacaagcagaacaacaagCAAAACATCAAGGACCCAATCCAATCGTGTTATCAATTCCATCTCTAAAAGGTGAAACATATTCAAATCCTCATGATGATACATTGTCCCTAAGGAGAGCATCTCACTGGTACAATCTTTTTTGGGCTCATTGATTGGAAAAAGTTGAGGAGACATTTCTTCAGTGAAGGTGGATCAGATGTACCATCAGGATCatctaatacaaaaaaacaatttggtaAGAAGGTATTGAATTCAAGCGttgcattcaaaaaataaaaaaatcatacctGGATGTATAGCGTTCGTATTACCTGTTGAGTGTTTTCCTCATGAAGAGcccaaacaaataatatttttaaaaaataattatacaattatgaGTGTTAAacacctttaaaaaatgttcttcaaTGATCGAAATAATAGCCCATTGGGCTCTCTCAACAATCGAGATAAGGAAGAAGCAGTCAAAACATCTGGTTTGATATTAGTGTTATAATAGTGTTTCAATCCCTATACCCAACGATCTAACgatctttttctaaaatatttttcagatgcTCTATTTTACGGATCGATATGTAGTTTTATATCCGgattatttctattaatgagTTTTTCAAGCCCTTATTGGCTCGCATCATGGGAAGAGACACAGAGTCCATTTAAGAATATGGGACTGTGGGAAATGTGTTTCTATAGATTTAGACATCCAGACTATCAGTTTGACTATGCATTTTCTGGCTGTCATCCAATATATGGAACGGAATATCGACTCATTAGAGAAAAACTTCTCCCAGGTATATAAATAATCCTAATAACATTTGTTTATGTACTTATTACCTATATGATTTTAACGGAAGATTTAATTAATGACttacgcaacctttccttccaCTATTTCaatcctttaattttataatttaggtTGGCTCATGGTTGTCCAACTTTTCATCACATTAGCCCTAATATCCTCATTTCTTGGGCAAACTGTTATGGTTCCTTTACTCTTAAGATACCCcttgaaaatcattttaaggTTTGAGCACCAATTCTGCGTATTTGTTATGGCTTGCTATGGATGC contains:
- the LOC121130024 gene encoding uncharacterized protein gives rise to the protein MVGEAWDTQDTKDLIQRIMKDITMRQLNLSLNKGIFEGKQKECKQIIKKIFEDLSSWASKTEHDILKQVDDVAERRRREMEEMSCSLICLPSQLAQHLDAVNRAGSCPTKLKRIQDSTRQIHKEAEKIFPNGSSDALVSVEFHLSSLAQSLFLDGNTDELFRINTCLKPEQLFITSACHTPEGQIHIDIGVSPNSPPIQSFILSEMSLSVLSSEQRLLVCVSLKTLYVQKHLVFADNYKTMMISLSGQNLDRGSFINISLISYSIKNSPALLRNSVWGNVGDANNNNCTRTGKPIDDLDESDLISMGYKQSDKSIFRNKSDVMKNKACRSLLENGITPKMTSSSEKSLIRLNPTPNVTPMIDGIDEIKNRRHLMDEEDEGMDSNSETLIDKGQHPLSSTIRCSQSPISKHIHIPEGGINSPFADRNAINLPLDQPSPLNIHTQKQKGAQHDDGNGSTGSNDATPCTSTQNNLSERLRSISFPKLDDEDEDEGRECSETRKKGLENLAKVQKLLTGEIPMSQGIEESKHDKSVSFHPNTTIMEPAPNRTRRVSITSNVNIMDLLPEDKETTTMCEDSSILLEDVTDRSSVEEQWQIRTGKTKTTDGELTLCKTIMQSQNVSNNCSTKSMSESGAWAYDRTLGGYTKSLQESNRYTKPGNVSFNESLWENSMNASDLINSRKPGLDLGSEKHNLVFVKKHQLQFLPQAITIDDKGFKYVSHPEDNKISVLRGNDRIDFFNHHLILRKPGYILAIPNERIVILDNRGIHMYSTDGNHLKTFLVDEAKNCRGLAYDFKYCHLLTMQKCESGSTLLVIDAEINFIIIKRIMIGYSTENPIRKEKTKCVFLAYWSNKVFVSDFGLGVVYVICLHNEQTEVFCKISEPKGLRVDPVCNVLVTSSEQGLIRVYNSTGNFVRSLKVPQMKNIVDLYLDNEKHNIFITDNKEHAVLQYRISSPKSDELTY
- the pck gene encoding uncharacterized protein pck, coding for MFFNDRNNSPLGSLNNRDKEEAVKTSDALFYGSICSFISGLFLLMSFSSPYWLASWEETQSPFKNMGLWEMCFYRFRHPDYQFDYAFSGCHPIYGTEYRLIREKLLPGWLMVVQLFITLALISSFLGQTVMVPLLLRYPLKIILRFEHQFCVFVMACYGCTAVFIFLGISTFGGECWSRDWLLYPNFNYVSWSFAFALFACLGHILSTVLFYMDSRLAKERKEKTKALIMQMQPPGFASTDNPHHGFAAYM
- the LOC121130023 gene encoding GATOR2 complex protein WDR59, translated to MAPSMKGIRPWSCEIATFEHRDVLSNVMGLTNQGRNVILGDRRSLILMDLNDSGNIVKTFPRNSKWDITKIAPNNEYVAISSNNSIDLLSNELQFVSHIRKGHQRMITDVNWKSMSDRNLFSTVSLDTDVHLWDVRDTRGPQMTLNGMIGASQCKWNRNNTNILATVHEGDVKLWDIRKKDAPFHYFTAHVSARILSFDWSFTDENEFVTTGHQDQLIKFHYIKKPEHKNSFLKMAVPVWIARHTPFGEGLVTIIIPHMHQNDNSLFLWSMNSLESPIHSFFGHRDVIYDFDWRKCPNNTNNYELVTWSRDRTLRLWQVDRTIQCQCGSEESDDTMEPSGIESHDILKIHEKIDPLKEEFDVLNFNYTNIRLDEMNLKKRLIKLYVKESAILVINFPSKYPNGGSSPTFVFLRNMGNVKCNLSPGIRQRILSALKILAFNLVRSYQPCLEQCMNHLDSILSREFSNSIKPNGDEIINTLDSFPAAESRVTRKKEPVYFEGDGNVPYPRSSGAVFCGNGTLVVFGNKLFSHSGITPRALSAYGAQLKDLLRMDNFENTVVLKTSNKNSEENGKTSSTDLRTNKGRFNVQTIKNVSSGGGDKTSSHQSKSSNAISSNILKRRKMLANQTKVAVYNVSMLFPFSIFFASRYLFNPANNCSVSEICQFNAQIARKANRLDLVRLWMIANQMARLSESNEMNYWEHHPLGRPLLTSIIDHYIKAKDPQTAATLILTFQNDENLSADSLPHQTHKNRSSNNSVKFYLDVSKDEEKKKNASLTSLESNSSKEISCSSSSNKKFWFLKPGALNSLSSSTSPYHTVSAVTNASSMMKDITLVSKSSLSGETVSNLDLALLNPNKCRSNSWCSSAILSNYNPQNIKKNSSLRLMTPPSRLQLSPSNSSPIFAQNTLSETAEEEEDSQRMVLSLLDPKKNELYNKVKRTYGDILYNWGLFSKRSEVLKRCSPYQSEVADVFSSVILEKNVDNEVRIAQKNMSCSLCQLPVKGLASSCLVCGHGGHIQHLIQWFTTPETKCPSGCGCLCQKQSGESIF